A window of Clostridium novyi genomic DNA:
GTTATAAATAGAGTTAAAAGCAATCAATTTCCTAACTCAATTAAAAATGTAATATACGAAGTATCTGATGGACATTATCAGTTTACACCAGTTTTAAATGGTATGATTAATAAAGCTGCAACAGATGACGATAGAAAAGCTGCTTTAGAGGCCTTAAATGGAAATGATCCAACAAAAGGTGCATTATATTTCTTTGATAACACTATAACTAATCAGTGGCTTTTATCAAAACCCGTAGCACTTCATTCTGATAAAATGACATTTGCATATTAAATAAAAAGCAGGGCATATGCTCTGCTTTTTATTTAATATATTTTTTATAAAAATTTTTTTAATGTTAATACTAAGCGTAGGAAGGGAGTGATTATATTAAAATGTCTAAGTTTTTTAAAAATATAATTATATCTTTAGTAATTATTTGTGGATTGTGCATATCTATTGTTAGTAAAAATGTAATAAATACATCTTCAAAAAATACTATATCCACTTTTACAACTTCGAAAACTACTAATGCTTCGAATAACTTAAACACTAAAGAATATAATTGGTATTTTAAACATGTTAAAAATGGGGTACCTCCTGTAGAACCACCTGAAACAGCGAATTTTTTATCCAAATACGATACACACTTCTTAGGAGATACATCTAAAAAAGTAATATATCTAACCTTCGATGAAGGATATGAGAACGGATATACAGGTCCTATATTAGATGTATTAAAAAAACATAAAGTACCGGCTGCATTCTTTGTGGTAAAACCATATATAGATTCAAATCCTGATTTGATAAAACGTATGGTAAATGAAGGACATCTAGTGTGCAATCATAGTTGGCATCATCCTTCTATGGCTTCAATACACGATAAAGAAAAATTTAATCGTGAATTATCTGAAGTAGAAAAGGATTTTGAAAAATTAACAGGTAAAAAAATGCCTAATTATTTTAGACCACCTATGGGAAAATATAGTGAGCAATCATTAGGCTTTACAAAAGATTACGGATATAAAACTATTTTCTGGAGCTTTGCATATGCTGATTGGGATCCGAAAAAACAACCTTCACATGAATTTGCTAAGAAAAAAATATTAGATAAAACTCATAACGGAGCAATTATGCTTCTTCATGCAGTTTCGAAAACTAATGCTGAAATATTAGATGACGTTATAACAGAATGGAAAAAACAAGGATATGAACTTAAATCTTTAACTGATATTAAATAAAATAATGTTTAAAACACCTCCAGATATTAAACATTATTTTATATTATTGATTTTCTCTTGTTAAATTTATCTTTGTTAATATGTAAAAAGATATTGTGAAATAGTTAGTTTTAATTATTTCACAATATCTTTTAATCTTTACTATATATTTTCAAATTAACTTATTGGTGACACATCTTATTGCAACTATCCATCTTTTTTATACAAAGAACTTCATTTGAACCACAATGGGGACATTTTTGTCTATCTTGCTCATATTTTATATGATAATTTTCTCCACATTTTAAACATTTAAATCTACAATGATGAGTAGTATAATCCCCACCACTTATATTTATAGCATTTCCATTAGTCAATGCTATAGCCACCTTTTTTCTTGCACTATCTATTATATTTTGGAAAGTTTGGCGTGAGACCTGCATCCTCTCGGCACATTCTTCTTGATTTAATCCTTCTATATCTTTTAGTCTCATTGCTTCGAGTTCCTCTAGCTGTAATTTTGTTTCTTGTATTTTACACCTTCGTTTTCCTGTAGGTATAAAATAAGTGTTTTCAGGAATAAATTCTATCCTTCTACACTTCTTTGGTCTTGCCATTATCTCCCCTCCAAATTATTTAAATATTATTCGTTGCAGTGTCCTTCATGATCATGTTTTGTGCATACACTACCTGTTGATTTTAACTCACCTTTTATATATTGGTCAACAGTTTCTTCAATTGAACCTACTGCTCCAACTACAACCTCTATATTATTTTCTGCAAATAATTCTTGTGCATGTTCTCCCATTCCACCTGCTATAATTACATTTGCACCTTTTTCATTTAAAAATACAGGTAAAAATCCTGGTTTATGTCCTGGACTTTCTATATATTCCTTACCTACTACCTTATTATCTTGTACATCAAACATAGTAAATCCTTCACAATGTCCAAAATGTCCACTTACAATATTTCCTTCACTTGCTACTGCTATTTTCATTTAATATTCCTCCTATTTTCTTATTTTATATAATATATTATTTAAATTAAATTTTATAAACTAAACAATTTTCAAATACAACTTGCTCCACATATCTCTAATTGCTAAATTCGCCTTGCTTTCATGGTAATAAGTTATTGGTTTTAATTCATTTATAGATTTTACTACTGTATCATCAAAGGGTATTTCACCAATTATATCTATATTTTCTTTTTTACAAAAACTTTCTATTTCTTGAGTCATATCTAAATTAATATCATATTTATTTATGCAAACATTTATTGGTACTTTAAAATGATTGCATAAATCTGACACTCTCTTAAGATCCTCAAGACCAGATTTTGTTGGCTCTGTAACAATAAGTGCCATATCACTTCCTGTAATAGATGATATTACTGAACATCCTATTCCCGGTGAACCATCTATTATTGTTAATGTATTTTCACTTATGTATTCTTTAGCATTTTCCCTAAGTTCAGCAATTAATTTTCCTGAACCTTCACTTCCAATATCCATATTAGCCCTCGATATTATACCTTTGTCTATTTTAGTAATATACATATTTGCACTTTTTTCTTCTTTTAGTTTTATAGCATTATTAGGACATACAATTATACATGTACCACATCCTTCACAACTGTAAGAATCAATTTTATTATTACTAATTGCATCAAATCTACAAACTTTTTCGCATTTTCCACAACTAATACAAAGATTATAATTTATCTCAGCTATCTTACCACCATAAAACTCCTTCTTTTCAATATCATTGCCTTTATAAAATAAGTAAAGGTTTGGAGCATCTACATCACAATCTACTCTAACTACATCTTTTGCAAGTTCTGATATAGCTGTTGCTATTGTAGTTTTTCCTGTTCCACCTTTTCCACTTAAAACTACAAGTTCCACAATAGTTCCTCCTTTACTTTTTGAGAAATATCATTAAATATTTTTTTGTACTCATTTATATCAATAAGCATATTACCTGTTGAATAAGCTTTTGCAGCTTTTCTATCATAAGGTACAAATCCAAGTATAGATATATTTTCATCATTGCAGTAATTAACAACTATATTATCTTTTGAGGTATTTTTATTAATTACAACTCCAAAAGGTATATTAAACATTCTTAAAAGACCAACTGCCATTTTTAAATCATGTAACCCAAACTCTGTAGGTTCTGTTACTAAAATTGCAGCATCAGTAAACTTAAGAGAAGTTACTACATTACAAGAAGTACCTGGAGAACAATCTATTATATTTGTTTCTTTAGGCAAATCACATAAAAGCTCTTTTATTATAGGAACAGCCATTGGTTCACTTATATTTAAAATTCCTCTTTTGCAGATATTATTATTAAAAAATCCCTCTTCAATTACTCCAATAGGTCTTTTCTTATATGTTAATGCCTTACTTTCACAAACAAGTTCACATGCTCCACAACTATGACAAAGTCTTTCAAATAAAATAATATCTCTTTTGGTTTTAACTAATGCATTAAATTGACATACCTTAGCACACTTACCACAGTTGATACATTTATTATCATCAATAAATGGATTTTCCATAAAAACTTCTTTAGATTTTATATTAGAAGGATTTAAAAATATAAATCCATTAGGTTCTTCTACATCACAATCTATATAGTTGGCTTTCATTGAATGTGCAAGATTAGTAGAAATAGTAGTTTTACCTGTTCCACCCTTTCCACTTAATACAGAAATATTCACACTATTTTCCGTTGCCAAAAATCTATAAATATCTATAAACCTTGTTTAATTCCCTGTTCCACCTGTTCCATTTTGCCGAGGCTACTTTGGTTTGTATAACAGTCCAAGGGCTTAAATTCCCATACAACGAATGGTACATATTAGCATTATCTTTTTAAGTGATACTATGCTAATTTATATCTTGAAAGATTTATACTTGCATTTAAATCTCTATCAATAACAAGTCCACAATTACATTTATAAACTCTATGAGATAGTTTTAAATCTTTCTTAATAGCTCCACAACAACTACAAGTTTTACTTGATGGATACCACTTATCTGCTTCAATAAATTCTATTCCATATAACTTACATTTATATTCCATTTTAACTTTAAAATCATATAAACATTGCTCTTGAATAGCTTTTGATAAATGTTTATTTTTAAGCATACCTTTTATATTAAGTGTTTCCATAACAACTCTTGATGGTTTGGTTTTCACTATCTTATTCGTTGCTTGGTGAATATGATTGTTTCTTATATTCCTTAATCTTCTATGAAGTAATCTAATCTCTTTTTCAAGTTTTATAATATTGTTAGTCTTTTTGAATTGGCAACGGTTTTCACCTCCTCTTATTATTTTATTCATATCATATTTACGACTAACTTTTCTTTGTTTCCTCTTTAATACTTTTTTAAGCCTTTTAATTTCTTTACTTTTGTTGATATTTTTAAAAGTCATTCCATTTGAACATATTGCAAGGTCTTTGATTCCCACATCAATGCCAATACTTTCGTCAGTTAAGCCTATTGTTGGATTTTCTTTTTCTATACCTACTGATAAGTACCAATACTTTCCGTCAAAATTTATTCTTGGATTAGTATATTTAACATTTATAGGTATTTGCTCTTTTGTTTTAATCCAACCTACTTTTTCGATATTAACTAATTTAGTTTTAACTTTAAGTTTAACATTATCATTATAAAATGATGGTTTAGATTTCTTTCTACTTTTAAAACGTGGCTTATCTGCTAAACCTTTAAAGAATCTTTTATAAGCATTACAACAATCTTTTACAGCTTGTTTTGCTACATTATTTGATACCTCACTTAGCCATTTATATTCATCTGTTTTCTTCATTAAAGTAATTTCTTTTCTTAAATCACTATCTTTAATAAACTTACCGCCATTTTTATAATTTTCTTGTTGCTTATTTAAAGTCCAATTATATATAAACCTTGCAGTTCCAACTGATTGCCATAATTTTTGTTCTTGAATTTCTGTTGGATATAATCTAACTTTCTTTGAAAGTATCATCTTCAATTAACTCCTTAATCATTTTCTTAGCTTTATTAGCTCTCTTGCCTTGAAGTCTACAACTAAAAACTGTAACTATCTGAATTAAATCTTCAACTAACTCTTGTTCTTCTGATTTTTCAGTATTATCTATAATTTCAATGGTTGTTCCATATTTATTACATAGATTTTCTATAAGTTCAAATCCAAATCTAATCAATCTATCTTTGTATAAAATTACTACCTTATCAACCTCTGAATTAGTTATCATGTCCATTAGTTGATTTAATCCCTTTTTATTGTAGTTAATTCCACTCCCTATATCTGTTATAATCTCAAATTGATAACCTCTGGCCAACATATATGTTTTAACATTTTCAATTTGTCTTTCAAGGTCGTCTTTTTGTTTATGAGAACTAACTCTACAATATCCAATAGTTTTTTTATTTAGTTGTACTTCTGATTTTAAGCCCAAAAAGTGATTAAGTTGTTCTTGTGAATAATATCTTGTTCCACCATTAGTTATGTGTGATGGTTTTAAAGTTTCATTTTTATCCCAGTTTCTAAGAGTTTGAACTGTTTTTCCTATTTTAGTTGCAAATTCTCCTATTGAGTAATATTTCATACTTATCACCTCAATATTATTATACAACTAAATATATAAAATAACAATATATTTTTATATATATTTATAGATTTATTGTAACAGTTATCACCCTCCCTCCAACTAAATCAATATGCTATTTTCTTGCTGGTGATGCATATTCTAACTTTTCTAGTTTGTTATTTCTATATAGTTCTATAGCTTCTTGTACTGTTACATCACTACATTTAAATGCTTCTATATCTGAGCCTTCAAAGACATCAAAGGCATTTGGACCAAGATATCCAGTAATTATTATGTTAATATCTTCATCAAGAATTTGCTGAGCTGCTGCAATACCTGCTCCTGCTCCTGTTTTATGTCCTTCATTTTCAATAAATTCAGTTTTATTTGTTTCACTATCATATATAACAAAATAAGTACATCTTCCAAATCTATCATCCATTAAATCTTTTAGCTCTTTTCCAGTTGAAGATACAGCTATCTTCATTTTAATCTCACTCCTATTCATAAATTATAAAATTTATTATTAGCATATGCCACTTTCATTTTAATCCAAGATTTAGTTATTGTCAAATGCCAATTAACCTTTTGATATTTTTCCACTAAAAAAAAAGCTTAGCCCAAAGCCAAGCCTTTAATAAATCTTATATATTTTATTATTTTAATTTAAATATTTCTATGGATCTTTCAAGTATTCCAGTTAAATATGCTAAAATAATTCCATAGTTAGTTATGCTAACATTTTTTTCTCTACATATTTCAATTCTAGTTTCTATTGTTTTTTTATTTACCATACAAGCTCCACAATGAATGATTAAATCATATTTTTGTATATTCTCAGGGAAATCGTGTCCCATTTTAAATTCATAATTAAGCTTAAATCCTAAATGTTTATTTAAAAGTTTAGGTATTTTTACTCTACCAATATCTTCATGTGAATGATTATGAGTACAACTTTCACTTATTAGAATCTTAGAATTTTCATTTAGTTCTTTTATTTTTTTTATTCCATCTGTGAAGGATTTTAAATCACCTTTATGTCTTGCAAATAATATAGAGAAACTAGTTAATTTAATATCTTTAGGAACTATTTCATTAACTTTTTTAAATGCCTGAGAATCTGTAATTACAAGGTCAACATCTTTAATATCTTCTAATGCTGATTTAAGTTCTGTATCACGTACTACATAACTTTTTATACCGTGATCTAAACAATCTCTTATAATTTGTACTTGTGGAAGTATAAGTCTTCCTTTTGGAGCTTCCGAATCTACAGGAACAACCATTATAACTTTACCATTGTAAGGCACAAGATCCCCTACTATAGTTTCATCTTCTTCATCCTTTTGAAGTCTTTTTATAAGTTCATCTTTTAAATACAAAATACTTTCATTGTCTTTACAAGATACAAATAAACATTCTTTAAATTTAGATTTTAAAAAATTAATATAACTTATACTTACCGTATCTATTTTATTAATAACTGTTATATAAGGTATCCTATGTTCTTTTAACTTATTTTGAAAATCTTTGTATTCATTTTCATCTATATTATTTATATCCATTATATATATGGCAAGATCTGTTTTTTCAAGGGTTTTTAATGTTCTTTCAACTCTTAAATTCCCAAGCTGACTCTCATCATCAATACCTGCCGTATCTATAAATAATACAGGTCCAAAAGGAATTAATTCCATAGCCTTACTTACAGGATCTGTAGTTGTTCCTTTTACATTAGATACCAAAGAAATATCTTGCCCTATAATAGCATTCAAAATTGAGGATTTTCCTGAGTTTGTTTTTCCATATAAAGCAATATATTTTCTATTAGAGTTCGGCGTATTGTTCATATAACGTCCTCCTATATGAATAAATCCCTTTCTCCATTTTTTATTCTTTCTACATTATTTTTTACAAGGTCACGTATGTCATCTCTTTTTATGTTTTTTATTTCACTTTGAATTAATTCATGTGCCTTATTATAAAGTTCTTCATCACCATAATCCATTACATATTCCATTAAAGTCATAATTGCATTAGGTCCACATACATTTTGTATTTGTCCTGATTTTGCAAGACTCATAAATCTATCCCCTGTTCTTCCTTTTCTATAACATGCAGTACAATAACTTGGTATATATTTGCTATCAATTAAAGATTTTAAAACTTCAACTGGACTTCTATGATCTCCTAAAACAAATTGATCTACAGCTTTACCTTCTTCACGTTCTTTATATCCTCCAACACCAGTACATGAGCCAGCACTTACTTGAGATACTCCATATTTAATTACTTCATCTCTCATTTCTGCTGTTTCTCTTGTTGACAATATAATACCTGTAAATGGAACTGCTATACGAATTATTGCAACAATTTTTTTAAACATTTCATCATCTACTAAATGAGGAAATTCTTTAAGACTCATTCCTTCTGCTTTTTTTAATCTTGGAACTGATATTGTATGAAAACCTACTCCAAATTTTTCTTCCAAGTGTTCATTATGAAGCATTAATCCTAGCACTTCAAATTTAGGATCAGCAAGTCCAAATAAAACTCCCCCTCCTACATCATCTATATGCGCTTTCATTGCACGATCAAAGGCAGTTAAGTGATATTCATAATCTCCTTTTATACTCTTTGGATGCATTTTATCATATGTTGGTTTATGATATGTTTCTTGGAATAATATATATGTTCCTATCTTAGCATCTTTTAATTTCTTATAGTTTTCTACTGTTGTTGCTGCGATATTTACATTTACTCTTCTTATATTTCCATTTTCTTCTTGAGTATCATATATAGCACCTATTGCATCTACTATATAATCAATAGGACAGTTTACTGGATCTTCTCCAGCTTCTAGCGCTAATCTTTTATGACCCATTCTTTCAAGAACTCTTACCTCTTGTTTTATTTCTTCCATTGATAATTTTTTTCTTGTAAAGCAATTCTTTTTTTGATATCCACAATAAACACAATTGTTAACACAATAATCACTTATATATAAAGGTGCAAACACAACTACTCTGTTACCATATATAGATTTTTTAATATCTCCAGCTATCTTATACATTTCCTTTAATTGCTCTGAATCTTCTATTTGAAGAAGTACTGCTATATCTTCATGTGATAATCCTTTATGTTCTTTTGCCTTATCTAAAACTTTTTGAATTTCTTCATTAGTTGCATT
This region includes:
- the pdaA gene encoding delta-lactam-biosynthetic de-N-acetylase, producing the protein MSKFFKNIIISLVIICGLCISIVSKNVINTSSKNTISTFTTSKTTNASNNLNTKEYNWYFKHVKNGVPPVEPPETANFLSKYDTHFLGDTSKKVIYLTFDEGYENGYTGPILDVLKKHKVPAAFFVVKPYIDSNPDLIKRMVNEGHLVCNHSWHHPSMASIHDKEKFNRELSEVEKDFEKLTGKKMPNYFRPPMGKYSEQSLGFTKDYGYKTIFWSFAYADWDPKKQPSHEFAKKKILDKTHNGAIMLLHAVSKTNAEILDDVITEWKKQGYELKSLTDIK
- a CDS encoding DUF134 domain-containing protein — encoded protein: MARPKKCRRIEFIPENTYFIPTGKRRCKIQETKLQLEELEAMRLKDIEGLNQEECAERMQVSRQTFQNIIDSARKKVAIALTNGNAINISGGDYTTHHCRFKCLKCGENYHIKYEQDRQKCPHCGSNEVLCIKKMDSCNKMCHQ
- a CDS encoding NifB/NifX family molybdenum-iron cluster-binding protein — translated: MKIAVASEGNIVSGHFGHCEGFTMFDVQDNKVVGKEYIESPGHKPGFLPVFLNEKGANVIIAGGMGEHAQELFAENNIEVVVGAVGSIEETVDQYIKGELKSTGSVCTKHDHEGHCNE
- a CDS encoding ATP-binding protein, whose translation is MELVVLSGKGGTGKTTIATAISELAKDVVRVDCDVDAPNLYLFYKGNDIEKKEFYGGKIAEINYNLCISCGKCEKVCRFDAISNNKIDSYSCEGCGTCIIVCPNNAIKLKEEKSANMYITKIDKGIISRANMDIGSEGSGKLIAELRENAKEYISENTLTIIDGSPGIGCSVISSITGSDMALIVTEPTKSGLEDLKRVSDLCNHFKVPINVCINKYDINLDMTQEIESFCKKENIDIIGEIPFDDTVVKSINELKPITYYHESKANLAIRDMWSKLYLKIV
- a CDS encoding 4Fe-4S binding protein; translated protein: MNISVLSGKGGTGKTTISTNLAHSMKANYIDCDVEEPNGFIFLNPSNIKSKEVFMENPFIDDNKCINCGKCAKVCQFNALVKTKRDIILFERLCHSCGACELVCESKALTYKKRPIGVIEEGFFNNNICKRGILNISEPMAVPIIKELLCDLPKETNIIDCSPGTSCNVVTSLKFTDAAILVTEPTEFGLHDLKMAVGLLRMFNIPFGVVINKNTSKDNIVVNYCNDENISILGFVPYDRKAAKAYSTGNMLIDINEYKKIFNDISQKVKEELLWNL
- a CDS encoding RNA-guided endonuclease InsQ/TnpB family protein, which gives rise to MILSKKVRLYPTEIQEQKLWQSVGTARFIYNWTLNKQQENYKNGGKFIKDSDLRKEITLMKKTDEYKWLSEVSNNVAKQAVKDCCNAYKRFFKGLADKPRFKSRKKSKPSFYNDNVKLKVKTKLVNIEKVGWIKTKEQIPINVKYTNPRINFDGKYWYLSVGIEKENPTIGLTDESIGIDVGIKDLAICSNGMTFKNINKSKEIKRLKKVLKRKQRKVSRKYDMNKIIRGGENRCQFKKTNNIIKLEKEIRLLHRRLRNIRNNHIHQATNKIVKTKPSRVVMETLNIKGMLKNKHLSKAIQEQCLYDFKVKMEYKCKLYGIEFIEADKWYPSSKTCSCCGAIKKDLKLSHRVYKCNCGLVIDRDLNASINLSRYKLA
- a CDS encoding IS607 family transposase: MKYYSIGEFATKIGKTVQTLRNWDKNETLKPSHITNGGTRYYSQEQLNHFLGLKSEVQLNKKTIGYCRVSSHKQKDDLERQIENVKTYMLARGYQFEIITDIGSGINYNKKGLNQLMDMITNSEVDKVVILYKDRLIRFGFELIENLCNKYGTTIEIIDNTEKSEEQELVEDLIQIVTVFSCRLQGKRANKAKKMIKELIEDDTFKES
- a CDS encoding NifB/NifX family molybdenum-iron cluster-binding protein, which gives rise to MKIAVSSTGKELKDLMDDRFGRCTYFVIYDSETNKTEFIENEGHKTGAGAGIAAAQQILDEDINIIITGYLGPNAFDVFEGSDIEAFKCSDVTVQEAIELYRNNKLEKLEYASPARK
- the hydF gene encoding [FeFe] hydrogenase H-cluster maturation GTPase HydF — protein: MNNTPNSNRKYIALYGKTNSGKSSILNAIIGQDISLVSNVKGTTTDPVSKAMELIPFGPVLFIDTAGIDDESQLGNLRVERTLKTLEKTDLAIYIMDINNIDENEYKDFQNKLKEHRIPYITVINKIDTVSISYINFLKSKFKECLFVSCKDNESILYLKDELIKRLQKDEEDETIVGDLVPYNGKVIMVVPVDSEAPKGRLILPQVQIIRDCLDHGIKSYVVRDTELKSALEDIKDVDLVITDSQAFKKVNEIVPKDIKLTSFSILFARHKGDLKSFTDGIKKIKELNENSKILISESCTHNHSHEDIGRVKIPKLLNKHLGFKLNYEFKMGHDFPENIQKYDLIIHCGACMVNKKTIETRIEICREKNVSITNYGIILAYLTGILERSIEIFKLK
- the hydG gene encoding [FeFe] hydrogenase H-cluster radical SAM maturase HydG, translated to MFINHEYIEGLLQNAKNATNEEIQKVLDKAKEHKGLSHEDIAVLLQIEDSEQLKEMYKIAGDIKKSIYGNRVVVFAPLYISDYCVNNCVYCGYQKKNCFTRKKLSMEEIKQEVRVLERMGHKRLALEAGEDPVNCPIDYIVDAIGAIYDTQEENGNIRRVNVNIAATTVENYKKLKDAKIGTYILFQETYHKPTYDKMHPKSIKGDYEYHLTAFDRAMKAHIDDVGGGVLFGLADPKFEVLGLMLHNEHLEEKFGVGFHTISVPRLKKAEGMSLKEFPHLVDDEMFKKIVAIIRIAVPFTGIILSTRETAEMRDEVIKYGVSQVSAGSCTGVGGYKEREEGKAVDQFVLGDHRSPVEVLKSLIDSKYIPSYCTACYRKGRTGDRFMSLAKSGQIQNVCGPNAIMTLMEYVMDYGDEELYNKAHELIQSEIKNIKRDDIRDLVKNNVERIKNGERDLFI